In Oryza sativa Japonica Group chromosome 3, ASM3414082v1, one DNA window encodes the following:
- the LOC107277591 gene encoding uncharacterized protein, giving the protein MAASRSPPPSSPWPSWVLLDPNVSDYRFCIGPTAKGWKVVDFTNKNYGAGKKYGQLMAECLKLYVRLADGDAGLDQSELAITANDGVIRSIIEEELTEQTGCLKMDLHGIVHASCVTGYVEIADKNLIILAVSYSFARDNYYLIYDATLRSLSMIPHVSAHPYCQAYYPCDPLPVRYGDEYTLVLFARNLEYQKEEQGCNYYHRDVLCLWPPPPSSEKPPLLLRDTPGPSIEPWHLKEPVFPEGKTPSEFRHHVKFTSTSHAFWADLTKGVLCCRCSDLFDSYHVNFSFIELPHGCECDALDMPDTAPAEIYRTMGCTSGSSIKFVSISFEDSMPVDEKTMTVWTLDTASWGWTKDVELSLGSLWELEDFKKNGLPETQPVYPFLRKEEDEDNALYFTLSSSLLGPISECGEPAVHHMCRFDMRSMRLESSPLSFPPDMIVPQRLFGSEFFRYLDRHVQVPGCGKGKRKLNEDYILMLICPSEFLGLCAQQWSEWKSMQK; this is encoded by the exons atggcggcgtctCGGTCTCCGCCTCCGTCATCGCCATGGCCTTCCTGGGTCCTGCTGGATCCAAACGTGTCGGACTACAGATTTTGCATCGGTCCAACAGCAAAAGGGTGGAAGGTCGTCGATTTTACGAACAAGAACTACGGAGCCGGGAAGAAGTATGGCCAATTGATGGCGGAGTGTCTGAAGCTATATGTGCgcctcgccgacggcgacgcgggcCTGGATCAATCAGAGTTGGCCATCACTGCAAACGACGGGGTCATCCGCTCCATCATAGAGGAGGAGCTCACGGAACAAACTGGCTGCCTGAAGATGGATCTTCACGGGATCGTACACGCCTCGTGTGTCACCGGCTACGTCGAGATCGCGGACAAGAACCTCATCATCCTCGCCGTGTCTTACTCCTTCGCTCGTGACAATTACTACCTTATCTACGATGCCACTCTCCGGTCGCTCTCCATGATACCCCATGTATCTGCTCATCCCTATTGCCAGGCCTATTACCCGTGCGACCCTCTCCCTGTGCGCTACGGCGACGAGTACACCCTTGTACTCTTCGCGCGGAATTTGGAGTACCAGAAAGAAGAACAAGGATGCAACTACTACCACCGTGATGTGCTCTGcctgtggccgccgccgccatcgtcggagAAACCGCCTCTGCTGCTGCGTGACACCCCGGGTCCCTCCATTGAGCCGTGGCACTTGAAGGAGCCCGTCTTCCCGGAGGGGAAGACGCCATCGGAGTTCCGCCACCACGTCAAGTTCACGTCCACAAGCCATGCTTTCTGGGCTGACCTCACGAAGGGCGTCCTGTGCTGCCGCTGCAGCGACCTCTTCGACAGCTACCACGTCAACTTCAGCTTCATCGAGCTGCCCCATGGGTGCGAGTGTGACGCCCTGGACATGCCGGATACTGCGCCGGCGGAGATATACCGGACCATGGGTTGCACCTCTGGGAGCTCGATCAAGTTCGTCTCCATCTCCTTCGAAGATTCTATGCCGGTGGATGAAAAGACCATGACAGTGTGGACGCTGGACACGGCCTCTTGGGGATGGACTAAGGATGTGGAGCTCAGCCTGGGAAGTCTGTGGGAGCTGGAGGACTTCAAGAAGAATGGATTGCCGGAGACTCAGCCAGTCTACCCTTTCCTGAGGAAGGAGGAAGATGAAGACAATGCCCTCTACTTCACGCTGTCCAGTTCACTGTTGGGGCCAATCAGCGAATGTGGGGAACCTGCGGTGCACCACATGTGCCGCTTCGACATGAGAAGCATGAGGCTCGAGTCCAgccctctttcttttcccccaGATATGATTGTTCCGCAGCGTTTGTTTGGCTCTGAGTTCTTCAGATACCTTGACCGTCATGTTCAGGTTCCTGGTTGTGGCAAAGGCAAGAGGAAGTTGAATGAGGACTATATACTGATGCTAATTTGCCCAAGTGAATTCCTAGGGTTGTGTGCTCAG CAATGGAGCGAGTGGAAGAGCATGCAGAAATAG